The bacterium genome contains the following window.
CGCGTTGAAACCAAACTGCGCGCCGGTCGTCTGGTACCAGGAACAGGTGCTCTCAGGCAGGCTCGTGCCGATCGTCAATGACCGGGCTTCAGTATAGTTGGTCCAGAAACCCGATCCCGCCGGATCCGCACATTTCACTTTCCACCAGTAGGTTGAACCATCTGGCAACGACGCGGGAAACACAAAATCCACCGTATTCCCGCTGGGGTAAGTCGCGGTCGTGGAACTATCCGGTGATGCAAACCCGGGATCAGTATCCCACATTACCCGGTACTGGATCTGGTCGCCATTCGGGTCAGTCGACATAAAGCTCAATGTCGGCTGTACCGTAGGCAAACGCGCAAAATCAAGGGGTTTGATGATCGTTGGGATCGCCGGCATCGTGCCTGAACCATATGGCTTTATCAGGATCGACAATGCAGCGATCTCGGCTTTTGTCCCTTCAGTGCAAAAAGCATTATTGTTGTAACCGGCACCGATCGTGTCGCTCGTCATGTGGTAATGAGGATTAGTAGGCCAGTAGTCTTCGATCGTGCAGATACCGGGATACCCGTGATCATAAAACGGTTGTATGTCGGATGGCACCGAACTCACTTGATGTCTGTCCGTCAAGAGTGTCGTGTAGGTATCGGCACATGCGATAAAGAAATTAGCGAAAGACAAATTGGATGAGTTGTGTAAAACCTCAAGGCTCTCCGGCAGGTAATCGGAATACGCGATCATATCGCCGTTCAGCACGCCCAGGATCACATCATTGCGCGCGTCAGCCTGACCTGCGTAATACTCGCTCCCGTATAGCCCGAATTCCTCGCCGGTGAACGCGATATATACCGCGGTATATTCGAACAGATAGTCCTTCATCACCCGTGCCGCCTCGATCGCCGCGACCGTTCCGCTACCATTGTCGTCCGCACCGGGCGCGATGTTCGGCGCCTGGTCTGATGTCGCATCGAGGTGCCCGTCAATGACTGCGTATATGCTGTCAGGGTATATTACCCCGCGCTTTATTCCAATCACGTTCGGCGCATGTCCGCCGGTGTGATATTCTAAGTAGACCGTGTCGCAGCCGTAAGCGGTGAATTTACTCGCGACCCAGTTGGCGGCGGCGTCGCAGGAATCGTGAGTTGAGTACCTGGTGCGGAACTTCTGCAGCCGCAGCACGAAACTAAGGATCGTATCGGCACTCACATCCGCAACGATCTGCTGGACAATGGGATCGACGCATACTGATGGCAAAGAATACCCCTTGGGCGTTGCGACCGGTTTCAGGAACATCTTCGCAAGTTCGACTCTTTGCCTGGTCAGATCTTCGAGCATCCCGGGAAACAGGCGCACCACATGGGCAGGACCGTCGGTTGTCAGGACATCGCCGTATCTGGTGAGGTCAACCATATGCACAGGATCGTACACGACGTAGAGTTCATGCTGCGCCGGATCTCTATCCAGGACATGAACCCTGTACGCAGACAGTTTCGATAATCCGTCATTGCTTGTCAGCACCAGCGCGCAATGATCGAGAACCCTGACTACGGTCAGTCCCTGCTTTACCAAAGCGGTCAGGTCCTCATGCGCCATGTCGATCCGGACCAGATCGGTCTGGGCCGCAGCAAGTGCCATGACGATGGTCACGCTTGCGATTATAACTAATTTCTTTATCTTGATCATTAGCATCTCCTTTTCTCTTTTATTCTTATGTTTGTTCCAATCGTGTCTTATTTTATCAACACAACGCGGCTTGTCAATATCACGCCGGCGGCGTCAAGCCGCACAAAATATACGCCGGAAGGCAGCGAACGGCCCAAGTCGTCGGTTCCGTTCCACTCCACAGAAGCAGGTAGTATGGAGTAGGTAGTAGGTAGCTTAAAGGATTTGACCATCCTGCCTGCCGCATCAAAGATCCGTAACTGCGCAGCCTTGTCCTTAGTGCTTAGTGCATAGTGAATAGTGATCCGTTTCGAGGACGGATTCGGTGTCAGTTCCAGATATGCTGAGAGTTGTTCTTCAACCGGCTTGCCGGTTTCCGATACGCCGACGATCACGACATTGAGTTTTTCCAAGCACGAATAATCGCCCCAGCCCCATGCCGCATTGTATCCCCGCACGTAAAAATAATACTCGCCTGACGGATGCGCGGTGAAAGCGTACACCGTGTCGGTAATGCTCGAGGAGACGACGCTCACCGTGCCGAACAGGCAGCTTGGTTTAATGTCATCTACATAGAACCCGCCGTTGTTCACCGAACCATCGGTCATGGAGCGCAATCTAATGTATACCGATTTGCCCGCCCAGCTCGCCAGTGAGAAAGCCTTCCTCGTCCAGGTCGTCTGTGTCCCGGTAAATCTCATGGTGTCGAGATTGAACCATTCCTTGGTATTCTCAGAAGCCTCCACGACCGCAGCATCATAATTGTTCTCCAAATTATAATAACACCAGAACGTAACCGAATCCCCTGATCCGACCAGGTAGGGATGTAATGACCGGACCGCGGTATTTGTGTCCGCTGAATTCCCCGACCAGAAACTGTGCGTGGCAGAATGAGACTGCGTTGTTGATAATGTAAACCCCTGCAAAACCCACCTGCCTGTACCCGACTCCAGGCTGTCTATGATCACCGTCGGGTTCGAGAGTTCCACGAGCTCCCACTGGATGGGATTATTGTCGTACGTGTTCTTCGGATGCCAGCGTATCGTAAAATTTTGCGCTACTGTATCCAGCGGGTAAATGAACGGCGGCGGGACCATGCCGTCAGCGACGAGGATAAGCGAATCCGCGTATCCAGCCAGGTACTTTGCCGCCTTGAAAACCTGGCGCGAGACAAAGTCCAGGTCGCCCACGGGTTGATAGAACGATGTCCCGATCTCTGAACCG
Protein-coding sequences here:
- a CDS encoding M14 family zinc carboxypeptidase — encoded protein: MKKYAVFMIMQFLLATAVLYGAGDMVVRIYATQWQDLQRISKKPLDIAAGRSGEWFDVVVDRDMMDNVITSGLPYEVTIQSLALEKEKMMGSYLNYTQINDSLRHLANNYPSICRLDSLSIKTCEGRWIYGVKISDNVNIDEFEPNFSLDGCHHAREWGTPQACLFFADSMLRSYAGIPVISEIINTTQIYVYPLINVDGYVYDWNNYQGGWRLNREPFGGQIGNDCNRNYGGGCNDEVAGYWGAVDESQGSHYPGDETFCGAYAFSGDEVRAWSNYIRSHNITTGFSLHSYGEQVMWAWGYKAAGTPDATLYQQKGSYMAGLMQRLGGGTYTPGQAYGNPYPTCGNIRDWTYGYNHYVNGLSCLFFGSEIGTSFYQPVGDLDFVSRQVFKAAKYLAGYADSLILVADGMVPPPFIYPLDTVAQNFTIRWHPKNTYDNNPIQWELVELSNPTVIIDSLESGTGRWVLQGFTLSTTQSHSATHSFWSGNSADTNTAVRSLHPYLVGSGDSVTFWCYYNLENNYDAAVVEASENTKEWFNLDTMRFTGTQTTWTRKAFSLASWAGKSVYIRLRSMTDGSVNNGGFYVDDIKPSCLFGTVSVVSSSITDTVYAFTAHPSGEYYFYVRGYNAAWGWGDYSCLEKLNVVIVGVSETGKPVEEQLSAYLELTPNPSSKRITIHYALSTKDKAAQLRIFDAAGRMVKSFKLPTTYSILPASVEWNGTDDLGRSLPSGVYFVRLDAAGVILTSRVVLIK
- a CDS encoding M28 family peptidase, whose protein sequence is MIKIKKLVIIASVTIVMALAAAQTDLVRIDMAHEDLTALVKQGLTVVRVLDHCALVLTSNDGLSKLSAYRVHVLDRDPAQHELYVVYDPVHMVDLTRYGDVLTTDGPAHVVRLFPGMLEDLTRQRVELAKMFLKPVATPKGYSLPSVCVDPIVQQIVADVSADTILSFVLRLQKFRTRYSTHDSCDAAANWVASKFTAYGCDTVYLEYHTGGHAPNVIGIKRGVIYPDSIYAVIDGHLDATSDQAPNIAPGADDNGSGTVAAIEAARVMKDYLFEYTAVYIAFTGEEFGLYGSEYYAGQADARNDVILGVLNGDMIAYSDYLPESLEVLHNSSNLSFANFFIACADTYTTLLTDRHQVSSVPSDIQPFYDHGYPGICTIEDYWPTNPHYHMTSDTIGAGYNNNAFCTEGTKAEIAALSILIKPYGSGTMPAIPTIIKPLDFARLPTVQPTLSFMSTDPNGDQIQYRVMWDTDPGFASPDSSTTATYPSGNTVDFVFPASLPDGSTYWWKVKCADPAGSGFWTNYTEARSLTIGTSLPESTCSWYQTTGAQFGFNAFNGTHVQGDSVLLLSVGYVLDTLLEQNFEASGSIPSGWT